The Leisingera caerulea DSM 24564 genome contains a region encoding:
- the gpW gene encoding gpW family head-tail joining protein, whose product MSIDREKLEAQLAEAEDALHRLLTGGQVTEVDYDGHGTKFAKPTETGLRRRINELQRKLGRSRLGSRRVSF is encoded by the coding sequence ATGTCAATCGATAGAGAAAAGCTGGAAGCGCAGCTGGCAGAGGCGGAAGACGCGCTGCATCGGCTGCTGACCGGCGGCCAGGTGACCGAAGTGGATTATGACGGCCACGGCACGAAATTCGCCAAGCCGACCGAAACCGGTCTGCGCCGCCGGATCAACGAGCTGCAGCGCAAGCTGGGGCGCTCCCGTCTTGGGTCCCGGAGGGTTTCGTTTTGA
- a CDS encoding phage terminase large subunit family protein, with the protein MGFLTSAAGVVGLALSQAMAPPPPPDITKWCEDNIVFDARSPMPGPFDIERFAFLREIHEVLSPEHPCREVTILGSAQWGKTVSIIQPTLGAWHNSTALDSLVVHPTMSAATEWVDNKWKPMRRQAPDLKRIFGDGLAGGENRDQKFNQETVARDGSLKVASSGSPADLTGTSRRLVIMDDLAKFEMTDKGDPEALAESRASGFEEAKILRVSTPLIKGTCRINRAYARSDQRVYEVPCPHCGHMAALTWENFVENINPTNLEDAHFRCEPCQGKIEHKHKEEIVRRGRWRATNPKGDHPGFFLWRAYAPQRDWASIAKEYARVMGWTRTEGEASKEEKKQSVEAETEQTFFNDVLGLAYEQSSGSMDWEVLKNRVEEADEIEDGIRPLPVGILPATGFIFSAGVDCQDDRTEVHFKCFCRNRQRWTVHYKIIPHHISTKECRDTLDAYLAAEWRTELGFKVKLDVLAIDGGTYTDDVWDWAKKHSWHRVIIVKGGSNQNGPNMVPQKFERRKDGKAKRQQKRAFILNVSSMKGQLYKWVEQLDPAERGYCHFAKGLGDEFYRQFVSEVRTLTRQRSGTVTAKWELVEPTRRNEVLDTELYAEAGALRKGWASLTDAQWDALEAERGAVPPEQQGDLFDAVVPVSAEAAATKKPKPAEKRQSLSGMLNVNR; encoded by the coding sequence ATGGGGTTCCTCACTTCTGCAGCCGGTGTGGTCGGGCTCGCCCTGTCGCAAGCCATGGCGCCGCCGCCGCCGCCGGATATCACCAAGTGGTGCGAAGACAATATCGTCTTCGACGCGCGCTCGCCGATGCCGGGGCCTTTCGATATTGAACGCTTTGCGTTCCTGCGGGAGATCCACGAGGTTCTTTCACCGGAACACCCCTGCCGGGAAGTGACAATCCTCGGTTCGGCGCAATGGGGGAAGACGGTTTCCATCATCCAGCCGACGCTGGGCGCCTGGCACAACAGCACTGCGCTGGACAGCCTGGTGGTTCATCCCACCATGTCGGCCGCCACAGAGTGGGTGGACAACAAGTGGAAGCCGATGCGGCGCCAGGCGCCGGATCTGAAGCGGATCTTCGGCGATGGATTGGCCGGCGGTGAGAACCGAGACCAGAAATTCAATCAGGAAACCGTTGCGCGTGACGGCAGCCTGAAAGTTGCTTCTTCCGGTTCCCCGGCCGACTTGACCGGCACATCCCGCCGCCTGGTCATCATGGATGACCTGGCGAAGTTCGAGATGACGGACAAGGGCGATCCGGAAGCCCTTGCGGAAAGCCGGGCCAGCGGTTTCGAAGAAGCCAAGATCTTGCGGGTGTCGACTCCGCTGATCAAGGGCACCTGCCGGATCAACCGGGCATATGCGCGGAGCGACCAGCGCGTCTATGAGGTTCCCTGCCCGCATTGCGGCCACATGGCCGCGCTGACCTGGGAGAATTTTGTCGAGAATATTAATCCGACTAACCTTGAGGACGCCCATTTCCGCTGCGAGCCCTGCCAGGGCAAGATCGAACACAAGCACAAGGAAGAGATTGTCCGCCGGGGCCGCTGGCGGGCGACCAACCCGAAGGGGGACCACCCGGGGTTCTTCCTGTGGCGGGCTTACGCGCCGCAGCGGGACTGGGCCTCGATCGCCAAGGAATACGCCCGCGTCATGGGCTGGACTCGCACGGAAGGCGAAGCCAGCAAGGAAGAGAAGAAACAGTCGGTAGAGGCCGAAACCGAACAGACGTTTTTCAATGATGTTCTGGGACTGGCCTATGAGCAGTCCTCGGGCTCGATGGACTGGGAAGTTCTGAAAAACCGCGTCGAGGAAGCCGACGAGATCGAAGACGGGATCCGGCCCCTGCCGGTGGGAATTCTGCCTGCCACCGGGTTCATTTTCAGCGCAGGTGTCGACTGTCAGGATGATCGCACCGAAGTGCATTTCAAGTGCTTCTGCCGGAACCGGCAGCGCTGGACGGTGCATTATAAGATCATTCCGCACCACATCAGCACCAAGGAATGCCGGGATACCCTAGATGCTTACCTGGCCGCGGAGTGGCGGACGGAACTGGGGTTCAAGGTCAAGCTCGACGTTTTGGCGATCGATGGCGGCACCTATACGGATGATGTCTGGGATTGGGCCAAGAAGCACTCCTGGCACCGGGTGATCATCGTGAAGGGCGGCAGCAACCAGAACGGCCCGAACATGGTGCCGCAGAAGTTTGAGCGCCGCAAAGACGGCAAAGCGAAGCGCCAGCAGAAGCGGGCGTTCATCCTCAACGTCTCCAGCATGAAGGGGCAGCTTTACAAATGGGTGGAGCAGCTGGACCCGGCGGAGCGCGGTTACTGTCACTTCGCCAAAGGGCTCGGGGATGAGTTTTACCGGCAGTTCGTCTCGGAGGTCCGGACCCTGACCAGACAGAGATCAGGGACGGTCACTGCGAAGTGGGAGCTGGTGGAGCCGACGCGGCGAAACGAGGTGCTGGATACCGAGCTTTACGCTGAAGCCGGAGCGCTGCGGAAAGGCTGGGCGTCGCTGACTGACGCTCAGTGGGATGCCCTGGAGGCTGAGCGCGGCGCGGTGCCCCCCGAACAGCAAGGCGACCTGTTCGATGCGGTAGTGCCAGTCTCGGCCGAGGCCGCCGCAACCAAGAAACCAAAGCCCGCTGAAAAGCGGCAGAGCCTGTCAGGGATGCTGAATGTCAATCGATAG
- a CDS encoding DNA-methyltransferase, with product MADPWQRKVVIGGCTLYLGDCLEIMPQLGRVDHFVKDPPYEAIMHEAKGAKARKDLRTDGGSASQELDFAPIDEIRDRVVDLGTQCDGWFIAFCTPEGVGRWADAINASPMRYKRACAWIKPDAMPQINGQGPAPGYENFVCAWAGKGHSRWNAGGKRGVYVEPCNPRDRTGGHTTEKPWRLMRDILFDFTNPGDLVADTFMGSGTTLVAAALTGRRAIGIEQKPEYFELACRRVRKAVLAAQQLGLAVPQFQPDMFQEAV from the coding sequence ATGGCTGACCCGTGGCAGCGCAAGGTGGTGATCGGCGGCTGCACGCTGTACCTGGGCGATTGCCTGGAGATCATGCCGCAGCTGGGCCGCGTGGATCATTTCGTGAAGGATCCGCCGTATGAGGCGATTATGCACGAAGCAAAGGGTGCGAAGGCGCGCAAGGATCTGCGCACCGACGGCGGCAGCGCATCGCAGGAATTGGATTTTGCGCCGATTGATGAAATCCGGGACCGTGTAGTTGACCTGGGTACACAGTGCGATGGCTGGTTCATCGCATTCTGCACGCCGGAGGGGGTCGGGCGGTGGGCGGATGCGATCAACGCCAGCCCGATGAGGTACAAACGGGCCTGTGCCTGGATCAAGCCGGACGCGATGCCGCAGATAAACGGGCAGGGCCCTGCACCCGGTTATGAAAATTTCGTCTGTGCCTGGGCTGGCAAGGGGCATTCGCGGTGGAATGCCGGCGGCAAGCGCGGCGTCTATGTCGAGCCCTGCAATCCCCGGGACCGCACTGGCGGCCACACCACGGAAAAGCCCTGGCGGCTGATGCGGGATATCCTGTTCGATTTCACCAATCCGGGCGACCTGGTGGCGGATACGTTCATGGGATCCGGAACCACGCTGGTTGCCGCGGCGCTGACCGGGCGGCGGGCCATCGGGATTGAACAGAAACCGGAGTATTTCGAACTGGCCTGCCGCCGGGTGCGAAAGGCGGTTCTGGCGGCGCAGCAGCTTGGCCTGGCTGTGCCTCAGTTTCAGCCGGACATGTTTCAGGAGGCGGTATAG
- a CDS encoding TIR domain-containing protein, with translation MLDLSAAARQFPDDPDWTWLAWFWAPGGLFRQGLMLEAIAADAAGRLACLATPYARYDGGPVLAADTALEWMAQLGRVDILPLAPAYLADEAGADIADPVRILNYADLVIIPPVPGWRRSACVWRAACCALDRMKPVCVLNGGEADG, from the coding sequence ATGCTTGATTTGTCAGCAGCCGCGCGGCAGTTCCCGGATGATCCGGATTGGACCTGGCTAGCCTGGTTCTGGGCGCCGGGCGGGCTGTTCCGCCAGGGGCTGATGCTGGAGGCTATCGCGGCAGATGCCGCCGGGCGGCTGGCCTGCCTAGCAACGCCCTATGCCCGGTACGACGGCGGGCCGGTTCTGGCGGCGGATACCGCGCTGGAATGGATGGCGCAGCTGGGCAGGGTGGATATCCTGCCGCTGGCACCCGCCTATCTTGCCGATGAGGCGGGCGCTGACATAGCGGATCCTGTCCGGATTCTGAACTACGCCGATCTTGTGATCATTCCGCCGGTGCCCGGCTGGCGCCGGTCGGCCTGCGTCTGGCGGGCGGCCTGCTGCGCCCTGGACCGGATGAAGCCGGTCTGCGTTTTGAACGGGGGTGAGGCCGATGGCTGA
- a CDS encoding helix-turn-helix domain-containing protein translates to MDDIWEKRRANLGALMGAKRMKAAQVCQAAKVSPNTLGKFMRGESKTLSQKSLEAILAVLESNLMAIDSNNPLSNAKTELFKIIEGMSEEEARQELERISSSTADRSGS, encoded by the coding sequence ATGGATGACATTTGGGAGAAGAGACGCGCTAACCTAGGCGCCTTGATGGGCGCTAAGCGCATGAAGGCAGCGCAGGTCTGCCAAGCTGCCAAAGTATCCCCAAATACCTTGGGCAAGTTTATGCGGGGGGAAAGCAAGACCCTGTCTCAAAAGAGCTTAGAGGCCATTCTGGCAGTCCTTGAATCGAACTTGATGGCAATTGATTCCAACAACCCCCTATCCAACGCAAAAACAGAGCTGTTCAAGATCATTGAGGGAATGTCGGAGGAAGAGGCCAGGCAAGAACTGGAGAGAATTTCTAGCTCTACGGCTGACCGGTCCGGTTCTTAA
- a CDS encoding helix-turn-helix transcriptional regulator, translating to MVNFTPKGDTARIFMQFFPDVPADLSDVAPHGLALGIGSFRTGQIDVFTTYSTEWQSLYHERKWLNRDPAVIIGLRGPGVHHWTAETIQDPEFKDACFGYGLKSGTSITDTIAGSSCLVGLTTNDTPSDAAIEAATRAVREAHMGYLTSKAQLLHPQHIDVVYLAAKGYRAKEISAKLEISEETVKQRKASIQSRIGVNNFTTAVNICAIAGLTLHPIK from the coding sequence ATGGTAAATTTCACCCCAAAAGGTGATACCGCGAGAATTTTCATGCAGTTTTTTCCCGACGTGCCCGCAGACCTGTCCGACGTTGCGCCACATGGCCTAGCACTTGGAATTGGTTCATTTCGAACCGGCCAGATTGACGTGTTCACCACCTACTCGACCGAATGGCAGAGCCTATACCATGAGCGGAAATGGCTGAACCGGGATCCCGCAGTGATCATTGGCTTACGCGGCCCTGGAGTTCACCATTGGACCGCAGAAACCATTCAGGACCCGGAATTCAAGGACGCCTGCTTTGGTTACGGCCTAAAGTCTGGAACCTCGATCACAGACACAATCGCAGGAAGTTCTTGCCTGGTCGGTCTCACCACCAACGATACCCCGTCCGACGCCGCGATTGAAGCCGCGACACGGGCTGTTAGGGAGGCTCACATGGGATACCTGACCAGCAAAGCCCAACTGCTGCACCCCCAACATATTGACGTGGTTTACCTTGCCGCAAAGGGGTATCGCGCAAAAGAAATCTCAGCGAAGCTCGAAATTTCCGAGGAAACCGTGAAGCAAAGAAAGGCTTCAATACAAAGCAGAATAGGCGTTAACAATTTCACAACTGCAGTGAACATTTGCGCCATCGCTGGTTTAACCCTTCACCCCATAAAGTAG
- a CDS encoding acyl-homoserine-lactone synthase produces the protein MQHSIVSWETIHEHGQLWWLHLKMRKQLFVDEMHWSIPHTPDVEADQYDTPKTLYVITHTNGTPLAASRLNPTFGDFGYWSYMINDACEGKLPGIPDTLMDAPPRDHNIWEATRFTVDPSIPKAERNSILAENARALTGAARDLGASKLIALMPPAYVRWLTSIGLPTNKTGPTLKDGQGNRICTIEMAL, from the coding sequence ATGCAGCACAGCATTGTATCTTGGGAAACGATCCACGAGCACGGCCAGCTTTGGTGGCTACATCTAAAAATGCGGAAACAGCTCTTTGTTGACGAAATGCACTGGAGCATTCCTCACACTCCTGACGTTGAGGCGGATCAGTACGACACGCCCAAAACGCTATACGTCATCACCCACACCAATGGCACCCCTTTGGCCGCTTCACGGCTAAATCCGACTTTCGGCGACTTCGGCTACTGGTCATACATGATCAACGACGCTTGCGAAGGAAAACTGCCCGGCATTCCGGATACCCTGATGGACGCCCCACCCCGGGACCACAATATTTGGGAAGCAACCCGTTTCACGGTTGATCCCAGCATCCCGAAAGCGGAACGCAACTCAATACTTGCCGAAAACGCCCGGGCGCTAACTGGCGCGGCCAGAGACTTGGGGGCATCGAAGCTCATTGCACTAATGCCGCCGGCATATGTCCGCTGGCTAACCTCAATCGGCCTACCTACTAACAAGACAGGCCCAACCTTGAAAGATGGACAAGGCAACAGGATCTGCACGATAGAAATGGCGCTCTGA